In the Drosophila takahashii strain IR98-3 E-12201 chromosome 3R, DtakHiC1v2, whole genome shotgun sequence genome, one interval contains:
- the LOC108064312 gene encoding uncharacterized protein, which translates to MQAHHAMPDFRCRNNCQHKECQRHAPLGIIDQHTQCKCLGEVNASSIFLENVLDLANTLAQVMIICGLHECKAKSTVDIITYAFLHYDQVCYCIDTTPKKRLRKEDLFHELGKKSLMNKVEAHLAYSIIKRGFKAFYYEPKQELTYDDQGRPSYNDECVWVHAARKSAESYARFDGLSCAEQLAYEAKIKIAFKKFYDRMQTRKRQPEGDDCNCCFCAKKRGHLVYAKEPAPCSSASKKKPKHVCPYCCKKKQKQQYTHPARQPAKCPKCHKSRKFCCCTKMDFNLQWVKSIWERPDFNQYYKNEIAEIEDRLVKGTCWLPPEPEEKMVDDGEGEEEEEEGAGMPPDTLLALGGKTVPTNQDEGNTTVGGSPTKQGSVIEADAEP; encoded by the coding sequence ATGCAGGCCCACCATGCGATGCCCGATTTCCGGTGCAGGAACAACTGCCAGCACAAGGAGTGCCAACGACATGCTCCTTTGGGCATAATCGATCAGCACACGCAGTGCAAGTGTCTGGGCGAGGTGAATGCCTCCTCGATATTCCTGGAGAACGTCCTCGATTTGGCCAACACTTTGGCCCAGGTGATGATCATCTGCGGACTGCACGAGTGCAAGGCCAAGTCAACGGTGGACATCATCACCTATGCCTTTCTGCACTACGATCAGGTGTGCTATTGTATAGACACGACTCCTAAGAAACGTTTACGGAAAGAGGATTTGTTCCACGAACTGGGCAAAAAGTCGCTAATGAACAAGGTTGAGGCCCATCTGGCCTACTCGATTATTAAGAGGGGTTTTAAGGCCTTCTACTATGAGCCCAAACAGGAGTTGACCTACGACGATCAGGGACGACCCTCCTACAACGACGAATGTGTTTGGGTTCATGCCGCCCGAAAGTCGGCCGAATCCTATGCCCGATTTGACGGGCTCTCCTGTGCCGAGCAATTGGCTTACGAGGCCAAGATCAAGATAGCCTTCAAAAAGTTCTACGATCGAATGCAGACGCGCAAGAGGCAGCCGGAGGGCGACGATTGCAATTGCTGTTTCTGCGCCAAGAAGCGCGGGCATTTGGTCTACGCCAAGGAGCCGGCTCCCTGCTCCTCGGCGAGCAAAAAGAAGCCGAAGCACGTGTGTCCTTACTGCTGCAagaagaaacagaaacagcagTACACCCACCCAGCCCGTCAGCCGGCCAAGTGCCCCAAGTGCCACAAGTCACGGAAGTTCTGTTGCTGCACCAAAATGGACTTCAATCTGCAGTGGGTCAAGAGCATCTGGGAGCGACCCGATTTCAATCAGTACTACAAGAACGAGATCGCCGAGATCGAGGACCGGCTGGTCAAGGGCACCTGCTGGCTGCCCCCGGAGCCTGAGGAGAAGATGGTCGACGATGGGgagggcgaggaggaggaggaggagggagcCGGAATGCCACCCGATACTCTTCTGGCTCTGGGCGGCAAAACGGTGCCCACTAACCAGGATGAGGGCAACACAACTGTTGGTGGGTCGCCAACTAAGCAGGGATCAGTCATCGAGGCCGATGCCGAACCTTAA
- the LOC108064336 gene encoding putative serine protease K12H4.7, whose amino-acid sequence MKWLNYAVQIILWLPSFLATYNPYKLSLELLKLEPISGSYTKNEVASVEELWLDQKVDHFDKHNNKTWKMRYFRNAKYHNPQGPIYIFVGGEWTISPGLMSTGLTHDMAVENSGMLFYTEHRYYGLSLPFGEESFKLDNLKQLNLHQSLADLAHFIRHQKSKNPKMKDSKVILVGGSYSGSLVAWMTQLYPDLISASWASSAPLLAKADFYEYMEIVSDSIQLSYGHNCSLRIEKGLKFLVKLFDDNQIQELLYKFNGCEDYNPMDTLDRAAFFNGLGNYFALVVQSYGAYIPRLCETLMSLDSNDEEAFLKFLELLYSEGRRSSDCQDFGYSSMLQLFSEDADQSSGTRAWFYQTCNEFGWYTTTKSKSSANEAFANQVPLSYFEKLCHDAFGTEQTAQKLADGVEQTNRKFGGNGFNQSERYAQVIFTHGQLDPWRALGQQKGQQAIVLTV is encoded by the exons ATGAAGTGGCTAAATTACGCTGTGCAAATAATACTTTGGCTGCCAAGTTTTTTGGCGACCTATAATCCTTATAAACTTAGTTTGGAATTGCTTAAGCTAGAGCCAATCTCTGGATCTTATACCAAAAACGAAGTAGCTTCTGTTGAGGAACTTTGGCTGGACCAAAAAGTTGACCATTTCGATAaacacaacaataaaacttggaaaatg CGATATTTTCGTAATGCGAAATATCACAATCCCCAAGGACCCATCTACATATTTGTCGGAGGTGAGTGGACCATCAGTCCAGGATTAATGAGCACTGGTTTGACCCACGACATGGCTGTGGAAAACTCTGGCATGCTTTTCTACACCGAACATCGCTATTACGGATTGAGCTTACCCTTTGg AGAAGAGAGTTTTAAACTGGATAATCTCAAGCAACTAAATCTCCATCAATCATTAGCTGACTTGGCTCACTTTATACGCCATCAGAAGTCGAAAAATCCCAAAATGAAAGACTCAAAAGTCATTTTGGTTGGCGGCTCTTATTCGGGAAGTTTGGTGGCCTGGATGACTCAACTGTATCCGGATTTAATATCTGCCAGTTGGGCTTCCAGTGCTCCATTATTGGCCAAGGCGGATTTTTATG agtACATGGAAATAGTCAGCGATTCCATTCAGCTAAGCTATGGTCACAATTGCTCTTTAAGAATTGAAAAGGGTTTAAAATTCTTGGTAAAACTATTCGATGACAATCAAATTCAGGAGCTGCTTTATAAATTCAATGGCTGCGAGGACTATAATCCTATGGATACCCTGGATAGGGCAGCTTTCTTTAATGGTCTGGGCAACTATTTTGCTTTGGTAGTGCAAAGTTATGG TGCTTATATACCCCGCCTGTGTGAGACTTTAATGTCTTTGGACTCCAATGATGAAGAggcctttttaaaattcttggaACTACTTTATTCGGAAGGCCGGCGTTCCAGTGATTGCCAGGACTTTGGTTACTCGTCCATGCTGCAACTTTTCAGCGAGGATGCAGATCAAAGTAGTGGAA CTCGTGCTTGGTTCTACCAAACCTGCAATGAATTTGGCTGGTACACGACCACAAAATCGAAATCCTCTGCGAACGAAGCCTTTGCCAATCAGGTGCCCTTGTCCTACTTCGAAAAACTTTGCCACGATGCGTTCGGAACGGAGCAGACGGCCCAGAAATTGGCCGACGGCGTTGAGCAGACGAATAGGAAATTCGGCGGAAACGGGTTCAATCAGAGCGAGCGTTATGCTCAGGTAATCTTCACGCATGGCCAACTGGATCCGTGGCGTGCTCTGGGCCAGCAAAAGGGCCAACAGGCTATTGTCCTGACGG tttaa